In Rattus rattus isolate New Zealand chromosome 3, Rrattus_CSIRO_v1, whole genome shotgun sequence, one genomic interval encodes:
- the Htr1a gene encoding 5-hydroxytryptamine receptor 1A, translating into MDVFSLGQGNNTTASQEPFGTGGNVTSISDVTFSYQVITSLLLGTLIFCAVLGNACVVAAIALERSLQNVANYLIGSLAVTDLMVSVLVLPMAALYQVLNKWTLGQVTCDLFIALDVLCCTSSILHLCAIALDRYWAITDPIDYVNKRTPRRAAALISLTWLIGFLISIPPMLGWRTPEDRSDPDACTISKDHGYTIYSTFGAFYIPLLLMLVLYGRIFRAARFRIRKTVRKVEKKGAGTSLGTSSAPPPKKSLNGQPGSGDWRRCAENRAVGTPCTNGAVRQGDEEATLEVIEVHRVGNSKEHLPLPSESGSNSYAPACLERKNERNAEAKRKMALARERKTVKTLGIIMGTFILCWLPFFIVALVLPFCENSCHMPALLGAIINWLGYSNSLLNPVIYAYFNKDFQNAFKKIIKCKFCRR; encoded by the coding sequence atggatgTGTTCAGTCTTGGCCAGGGCAACAACACCACAGCGTCCCAGGAGCCCTTCGGGACGGGCGGCAACGTTACTAGCATCTCCGACGTGACCTTCAGCTACCAAGTGATCACCTCTCTGTTGCTGGGTACTCTCATTTTCTGCGCGGTGCTCGGCAATGCCTGCGTGGTTGCTGCCATCGCCCTGGAGCGCTCCCTCCAGAATGTGGCCAACTATCTCATCGGCTCCTTGGCGGTCACTGATCTCATGGTATCGGTGCTGGTGCTGCCCATGGCTGCTCTGTACCAGGTGCTCAACAAGTGGACCCTGGGCCAGGTCACCTGCGACCTGTTTATCGCCCTGGATGTGCTGTGCTGCACCTCGTCCATCCTGCACCTGTGCGCCATCGCGCTAGACAGGTACTGGGCGATCACCGACCCTATAGACTACGTGAACAAGAGGACGCCCCGGCGCGCCGCTGCGCTGATCTCGCTCACTTGGCTCATTGGCTTTCTCATCTCCATCCCGCCCATGCTGGGCTGGCGCACCCCGGAAGACCGATCGGACCCCGACGCGTGCACCATCAGCAAGGACCACGGCTACACCATCTACTCCACTTTCGGCGCTTTCTATATCCCGCTGTTGCTCATGCTGGTTCTCTACGGGCGCATCTTCAGAGCCGCGCGCTTCCGAATCCGCAAGACTGTCAGGAAGGTGGAAAAGAAGGGAGCAGGCACCAGCTTAGGAACATCGTCGGCCCCGCCCCCCAAGAAGAGCCTGAACGGACAGCCAGGTAGTGGGGACTGGAGGCGCTGTGCTGAGAACAGGGCGGTGGGGACTCCGTGCACTAATGGGGCAGTGAGGCAGGGTGACGAAGAGGCCACCCTGGAGGTGATCGAGGTGCACCGAGTGGGCAACTCCAAAGAGCACCTTCCTCTGCCCAGCGAGTCAGGATCTAACTCCTATGCCCCCGCCTGCTTGGAGAGAAAAAATGAGCGCAATGCTGAAGCAAAGCGCAAGATGGCCTTGGCCCGTGAAAGGAAGACGGTGAAGACTCTGGGCATCATCATGGGCACCTTCATCCTCTGCTGGCTGCCGTTTTTCATTGTGGCTCTGGTCCTGCCTTTCTGTGAAAACAGCTGCCACATGCCTGCGTTGTTGGGTGCCATAATTAACTGGCTAGGCTACTCCAACTCCCTGCTCAATCCGGTTATTTATGCTTATTTCAACAAAGACTTTCAAAACGCTTTTAAGAAGATAATCAAGTGCAAGTTCTGCcgccgatga